TTTCAAATGAATCAGAACTTGAAGAATTAATGGATGCTGAGGCTTACGAAGACTTCTGTAGTAAGGAGGAATAGTATGCATAGATATATACCAAATACGGAGGCTGATAAAAAGCGAATGCTTGAAAGCATTGGCGTAAACTCCGTTTGCGACTTATTTTCTGATATACCAGATAACTTAAAGTTAAACAGAAAGCTTAACATTGGTGACGCAATGTCTGAAATAGAGATTGTAAACCATATGAAAAGCCTTGCAAGTAAAAATAAAAGTACAGATGAATTAGTATGCTTTTTAGGAGCAGGAGCGTATGATCATTATATCCCATCTATAGTAAAGCATCTTGCTATGAGGTCTGAGTTCTATACTGCATATACTCCTTATCAACCAGAAATAAGCCAAGGAACAGTACAAATAATTTTTGAATATCAAACTATGATGACTAATCTTACTGGTATGGATGTGACTAATGCATCAATGTACGATGGACCTACTGCAGCAGCTGAAGCAGCTATAATGGCTTGTGAAAACACAAGACGTAAATCAGTTATAGTATCTAAAACTGTTAATCCAGAGACTAGAGAAGTTCTTAAAACTTATCTGTCAGTAAGAGATATAGAGCTAATAGAAGTAGATATGGTTGACGGCGTTACAGATGTGGAAAAGCTAAAATCTCTAGTAACTAAAGAAACTGCAGCAGTATTAGTTCAAAGTCCAAACTTCCTTGGAATAATCGAAGATTTAACAGAAGTTGAAAAGATTATTCACGAAAATAAAGGAAACCTAATTATGTATACTGACCCAATTTCCCTAGGAATACTAAAAACTCCTAGAGATTTAGGTGTAGATATAGTAGTTGGAGAAGGACAGTCTTTAGGAAATAGACTTAACTTCGGTGGTCCACATCTAGGATTCCTAGCTACTACTTCAAAGCTTGTTAGAAAGCTTCCTGGAAGAATAGTAGGTCAAACTGTGGATGCAGATGGCAATAGAGCATTTGTGCTTACTCTTCAAGCAAGAGAGCAGCATATAAGAAGATATAAGGCTACTTCAAATATATGCTCAAACCAAGGCTTAAACATGGTTATGGCAGCTATATATATGATAACAATGGGTAAGAAGGGGCTTAGAGAAGTTGCTCTACAAAGCACACAAAAAGCTCACTATGCTTACAATGAAATCACTAAATCAGGTAAATTTAAACCATTGTTCAACCAACCATTCTTTAAGGAATTTGCAGTTACAAGCGATATAGATGCTGGCAAGGTTAATAAAGAGCTTCTAAATCAAGGAATTCTTGGTGGATATGAGCTTGGAAAAGATTATGCTGAGCTTAATAATGGACTTCTTTTCTGTGTTACAGAAAAGAGAACAAAAGAAGAAATTGATAAGCTAGTTAGCGCTTTGGAGGTGATATAGCATGATTAAAAAATATGATAAACTAATATTTGAAATCTCCAAGGAAGGAAGAACTGCATATAGTCTTCCAAAACTAGATGTAAATGAGCTTCCACTAGAATCAATTATACCAAGCCAATTTTTAAATGAAAAAGAAGTTGACTTGCCAGAAGTGAGTGAAGTAGATGTTATAAGACACTTTACTAATCTTTCAAATAAAAACTACGGACTAGATACAGGATTCTATCCATTAGGATCATGTACTATGAAATACAATCCTAAGATAAATGAAGATATGGCAGCACTTAGTAACTTTGCTGATTTACATCCATATCAACCTGAAGAAACTGTACAGGGTGCTTTAGAGTTAATGTACAATCTTGAAAAGTATCTTTCAGAAATCTCAGGTATGGCTAGAACTACTCTACAACCAGCAGCTGGAGCACATGGAGAGCTTACTGGGTTATTAATCATTAAAGCATACCATGCTTCAAGAGGAGATAGCAAGAGAAATAAGATAATAGTTCCAGACTCAGCTCATGGTACTAACCCTTCAAGTGCACAGGTTGCAGGCTTTGATATCGTAGAGATAAAATCCGATAAGTATGGTGCAGTAGATATAGAAGCACTTAAAGCTGTATTAGATGATGAAGTTGCAGGTTTAATGCTTACTAACCCAAGTACTCTTGGATTATTTGAAAAGAATATAAAAGAGATAGCTGACCTAGTACATGAGGCTGGCGGCCTATTGTACTATGACGGTGCTAATATGAACGCTATCATGGGAATTACAAGACCTGGCGATATGGGCTTTGACGTAATGCATTATAACCTACACAAAACATTCTCAACACCTCACGGCGGGGGAGGTCCTGGAAGCGGTCCAGTTGGAGTAAGAGAAGACTTAGTTAAATTCCTTCCATGTCCAATGGTAGAAAAGAATGGGGACAAATATACTCTAAACTATAATTGCCCAGATTCAATTGGCAAGATGAAAGGCTTCTATGGTCATTTCGGAGTATTAGTAAGAGCATATACTTATATACTAGCATTAGGTGCAGAAGGACTTAAGGAAGTTAGTGAAACAGCTGTACTTAATGCAAACTATATGATGCATAAGCTTAAAGACTACTACTACTTACCACTAGATCAAGTATGTAAGCATGAGTTTGTATTAGGTGGATTAAAAGAAGAAAACTTAGAAGTAACTACATTAGATATTGCTAAGAGACTTCTAGACTATGGATATCATCCACCAACAGTATACTTCCCATTAATTGTTGATCAAGCAATAATGGTTGAACCTACTGAAACAGAAAGTGTTGAAACGTTAGATGGTTTCATAGAAACTATGATCAGGATAGCAGAGGAAGCAGAAAATGATCCTCAACTATTAAAGAATGCACCATATAGCACACCAGTTAGAAGAGTAGATGAAGCTAAGGCAGCAAAAGACCTTATCTTAAAATGGAGCAAATAAAGACTAATACAGAGTTCAGGTAAGGCATGCTCTTTACCTGAACTCTTTTTTACTAAACAAAAAAATAACAATATAATAAAATCCTTAAATTAAACATAAACTAAGATTACTTTCTATAGAGTCTTAGAAAATCTAATCATAGGATAAATTTTTTGATGGAGTGATAATATGAACCCAATGTTAAAGAAATTAGTAGACCAAGAATTTATGACAGAAGCATTTGCAAAATATATCGAAGGAGCAGTAGCAAATAAAGACTCTTTTATTGTTTCAGGACACAAAGGATGGGGGATTCTTCCTCTTTTTGCTACAATAGGAGCTGTAGCTAAGGCTAATTCAACAATGAAGCAGGTTAAAAGTTTTGATGATTTAAATGATGAAGCTGGATATTACTTAATTGGAGACCTTAAAGATATTGATTATGCAAAATTAATTACTGACGCAATGGCAAAAACAAATTCATCTATGATTTGTCTAAAAGACCCAGACCATCCATACTCATTCTTTAAATTACTAGGTGATGTTTTTAAAGCTAATGGAGATACTTCAAAAACATATCAAGTACTTGAGTGTGATAAAATCAACGATGAGAAAAAACTAGTAAAAATTACTAAAGTTACATTAAATGAAAAAGGAAGACCTGTAAAGGTTGATTTTAAAGGATAGCAAATATTTAAACCCGCAGATGCGGGTTTTTATATATAAAAAAACTCAAAAAATAGGTATAAATTTTTATATATTTACCAATACTACTACTAGTGTTTTTAAAAACTATATGATATTATATAGATATAAAAACAATTAGTGGGGTGATTTGATGAAAGAGTTAAATGAATCTGTAGATCTTAATAAAATTTCAAAGAAGGCTTATTCATTAAATGAGGAAATAGCCAGTAGTATAACTCATGGAATAGGTATTTTATTTAGTGTAGTTACCTTAACTATTTTACTTATATATGCAATTTGGGATAGAAGTGTAATATCAATAGTAGCCTTTAGTATTTATGGTTTTTGCTCTATATGTTTATATACATCCTCAACCCTATATCATAGCTTCCAGAATGAAAAGATAAAAAAAATACTTAGAGTATTTGACCATTCTTCTATATTCTTGTTTATAGCAGGTACATATACTCCAGTTACACTTTTGTCTATGACAGGGTATTGGAGAATAGGAATATTAACAGCAGTGTGGACTATAGCACTATTTGGCATAGGCTTTAAGATATTTACCTACAATAAATTTGATAAATTTAAAATGGTATCTGTGCTTATGTATGTGCTTATGGGCTGGATAATAGTTATTGCTATAAGACCTATGCTAGAGATGGTACCTAAAGGATTTTTTATTTGGCTATTAGCAGGAGGAATAATCTATACATTGGGTACGATATTCTACTCAATAAAGAAGATACCATATAATCATGCAATATGGCATTTGTTTGTACTAGGCGGAAGCGTAATGCACTTTTTAGGGATATTTATATATCTTAAATAGATTTTTTACTGTTCATTATAAAAAGACTGATTACTGAATGTTTTACAGTAATCAGTTTTTTTATTGAGAATTGATTTCAATCACATTATTTTTAGAAAGATAAGGGTATATTAGATATATAAATTAAGTTATGGAGGAATATTATGAATAAAACCATATCTTTAAACGAGACTATCTATGAATTATGTACTAAATACCCAGAGATAAAAGATATTTTAAAAGACCTTGGATTTGTAGATATAGCAAATCCTATTATGATGAATACTGCAGGCAGAGTAATGACCATATTTAAAGGTGCACAAATGAAAAGCGTTGATATAGAAAAAATAAAAGAAAAATTAAAAGAAAATGGTTTTGAAATAATTTAAAGGAGGAAAAGAAAAATGAGTGAATTAATTAATAACAGAGAGGTATTAGAAGATCCTAATAAGAAAAAAAGACAGGCTATACTAAAAGATATAATCATGCAGCTACATGATGGAAAGGACCCTAAAGAAGTTAAGGACCAATTTGCAAATCTTATAAGTGGGGTATCGGCTAGCGAAATATCTGAAATGGAAGCAGGCTTAATCAAGGACGGAATGCCAGTTGAGGAAATCCAAAGACTATGTGATGTTCATGCTGAAATTTTTAAAGGGTCAATAGAGGAAATCCACAGTGAGACAAATGAAGAAGAAAAACCAGGTCACCCAGTAAGGGTATTTAAGGAAGAAAACTTTGCAATAGAGGATTTAGTAAAGAACAGTATACTTCCTAAGGTAAAGGATTTTGTATCAAATGGAATGGGCAAAGTAAAGTTCAGTATTATAGAAGATGTAAATCTACTAATGGACATAGAAAAGCACTATAGTAGAAAGGAAAATATTTTATTCCCTTACATGGAGAAGTATGGAATCACAGCTCCACCAAAGGTAATGTGGGGAGTAGATGATGAGATACGTAAGGAAATTAAGGATTTTAAAGCACTATTACTTAAAGAAAATATAGACATGAAAGACATGGAAGAAATAGAAAAAAAGGCAGAAATCATGGCACAAAGAATTTTAGATATGATTTTCAAAGAAGAAAGCATAATGCTGCCTATGCTATTAGATGTGCTAACTGAGGACGAGTGGCTAAAAATTGCTGAGGATAGTGAAGAAATAGGATACTGTATAGTAGCACCTACTGAAAAATGGGTGCCAGAAAGAGCACCAGTAGAGAAGATAGTTAAGGAAGAAACCACAGGTGGTCCTGCTGGATATGTTAAGTTTAATACAGGAATATTAAAGGTTAAGGAACTTGAAAACTTGTTAAACACTCTTCCTTTTGATATTACATTTATAGATAAGGATGATATAGTAAAGTATTTCTCACAACCAGAGGAGAGATTCTTCCCAAGAACTAAATCAGTAATAGGACGTACAGTACAAAACTGCCACCCACATGCCAGCGTAAAAACAGTGGAGAAAATACTAGATGACTTCAAAAGTGGAACAAAGGACAGCGAAGCCTTTTGGATTAAACTAAGAGGAGAATACATCTATATCAGATACTTTGCAGTAAGAGATAAAGATGGGAAGTATATGGGAACCCTAGAAGTAACACAAAATATCAAGCCTATACAAGAGATAACAGGGGAGAAGAGGCTGTTATCAGAATAGAATAATATAATCAGTAGAACATGACATATAAGGGATATGACTTTTGTAATTCAACTATCATTAATAGACTTATTTTGGCTAAAATGTAATTAAACTAAACGGACAGGTGTCTTGATTAGAAAAATTTATACTAATCAGGGAACCTGTTCTTTTATTTTGTATGCTAATTATTAGCTTATATTCAAGATTATTATGAATTAAGATAACTGTATAGAGCACTTTTCTTAGTAGCTGATTAACTTTTCATAGATTGTTAGAAATATATCCAATAAAAATAGTAAGCAAATGTCTACAAGAAATTGTTGACAAATTTAGTATATAGGTATAATATATTGGTAGGCAATTGATTACAATGGAGGTGATATTATGAGTAAAGGTAAAAAAGTAAAGCTTACAGATACTGAATGGAAGATAATGATGCTTTTATGGGAGGAGTCCCCTTTAACAGTTAGACAAATGGAAGATGCCTTGAAAGAAGAGACAGGCTGGACAAGACATACTATTATTTCTTTTCTAAAACGTATGATGGAAAAGGGATATATTCGTATGGAGGAAGGAAGTCCTGCTAGGCTCTATTATCCTTTGCTAGACAAAAACAATACGGTATTACAGGCAACTCGCTCATTTGTAAAAAAAATATTTGATGGTAAAGTGGGACTACTTGTTTCGTCTTTAGTTGAAAGTGAAGACATAACAGAGAATGAAATCAATTCTATGATAAAATCCCTTGAGCAGGCCTTAGTCGAAAAGGATGGGAAAGATGAGTGAAATACTTAATCTTTTAATACAAACAACTATTACATCATCTCTACTGATACTTTTTATTTTCTTAATCCGGTTTAGCCTTAAGGGCAAGATTAACCCAAGACTACAGTATGCCTTGTGGATAATAGTTGCAGTACGATTAATTATTCCTTGATAAAATTGCTAACACAGGAGAAAGGATTAGAAAAACACCTATTGCCTATAGATATAAGAGAAGTCAAATAGAAAATAAAGGTGGTAGATCAAATATAAAACCATACATATATAAAAGATTAATGGAAAGCGTTGGCGGCAATAATATGGTTTTAGTATTTGGATATTCTGATTTGTATGAAAAGCTTGGGATAGGACAAGAAGAGTTTAAGAAGAACCCTAAAATATCAAGGAAAGTATTTTCAAGCCTAGGCTCTTACTCAGATTTATGGATTGGTGGTAATGGAAATCCAACATATAGATTTTCTCCTAATCCTGTATATAGTAACTGGAAAAGTCTTGTGATTCATACTGATGGGTACGGGAATATAGCAAGTCATGGGATTATTTTATGGGAATAGATGGATAAGAGATGAAAAGTACTTTATTTGTATAATAGTAAATACATATGTGCGTAGCTTAGGGATATAAAGGGAATATAGAGAGCACTAGTTTGCTAATTTGCAAAAAATTAAATATAAATAAGGAATTGGGGGAGTAGAATGAAAAGATTATTGAGTTTATTCATGGGGATAACTATTTTATTAACTGGTTGTACTTCACCACAAACGGTACAAATGGAGTCACCAGAACAATTAGAACAGCTTGAGCAGCAAGAAAGTGCTGAGAAAGTTGAACAATCTGAACAAGATGTACAATCTGAAAATCAAGAGCAATCAGAAGAGTCAGGGCGATATAAAACATTACTTTCACCAGACAATGAGTTGAGTATTGTAAGAAAACCTGCACCAGCAGATTTTACAGTTTTTCACCCTGGGAAGATGACTATGTTACCTAAGTATAACCCTGCTTCAGATGAAATGTGGCAAGTTGATTTAAGAAGTGGAGATCTTACAGAGCTTGATTTAGAGGGAAGATTTGAAGACTTGATCTATGCAGATTTTGATAGCAAGACTAAATGGCCTGATAAATTACCTGATGGCTTTGATCCAGAGTTAATTATGGAACTAGGAAAGAATCCTGGATTGGGAGTAAGAGAGCTTCATAAAAAAGGAATCACTGGCAAAGGAATTGGCATTGCGATAATAGATCAAGGCTTACTAGTTGATCATGTAGAATATAAGGATCAATTGAAATTGTATGAAGAAATTCATTGTGGTGATGATTTTGCAATGATGCATGGTCCTGCAGTCGCATCTATAGCTGTAGGTAAGACAGTTGGTGTAGCACCCGAGGCTGACCTTTATTATATTGCAGAAACCCATGGAGTATATAAAGATGGAGAATTTCAATATGACCTTATTTGGCTTGCAAAGTCAATAGATCGTATTGTAGAAATCAACAAGATTTTACCTGAAGGTGAAAAAATTAGAGTCATATCAATTTCTTTAGGAATAGGTGATTGGGCAAATGGCTATAAAAAGGCACTTGAATCCATAGAAAAAGCAAAACAGGAAGGGATATATACTGTATATGTTGGTAGTGACCCTTTTATGGGACTCGGACGTGATCCATTAAAGAGTGCAGATGAGCTTACTTCATTTTCAAAGGGAGAATACTGGAAAAGTTTTATATATAATAACGATGAGTTATTAATTCCTATGGATTCTAGATGTACTGCTAGTCCTACAGGTATTGAAGATTATGCATTCTATCGAAAGGGTGGTATGAGCTGGGTAGTCCCATATGTTGCAGGATTATATGCTCTAGCATGTCAGGTTGATCCTGATATTACACCAGAAGTATTC
Above is a window of Proteiniborus sp. DW1 DNA encoding:
- a CDS encoding hemolysin III family protein; amino-acid sequence: MKELNESVDLNKISKKAYSLNEEIASSITHGIGILFSVVTLTILLIYAIWDRSVISIVAFSIYGFCSICLYTSSTLYHSFQNEKIKKILRVFDHSSIFLFIAGTYTPVTLLSMTGYWRIGILTAVWTIALFGIGFKIFTYNKFDKFKMVSVLMYVLMGWIIVIAIRPMLEMVPKGFFIWLLAGGIIYTLGTIFYSIKKIPYNHAIWHLFVLGGSVMHFLGIFIYLK
- the gcvPB gene encoding aminomethyl-transferring glycine dehydrogenase subunit GcvPB → MKKYDKLIFEISKEGRTAYSLPKLDVNELPLESIIPSQFLNEKEVDLPEVSEVDVIRHFTNLSNKNYGLDTGFYPLGSCTMKYNPKINEDMAALSNFADLHPYQPEETVQGALELMYNLEKYLSEISGMARTTLQPAAGAHGELTGLLIIKAYHASRGDSKRNKIIVPDSAHGTNPSSAQVAGFDIVEIKSDKYGAVDIEALKAVLDDEVAGLMLTNPSTLGLFEKNIKEIADLVHEAGGLLYYDGANMNAIMGITRPGDMGFDVMHYNLHKTFSTPHGGGGPGSGPVGVREDLVKFLPCPMVEKNGDKYTLNYNCPDSIGKMKGFYGHFGVLVRAYTYILALGAEGLKEVSETAVLNANYMMHKLKDYYYLPLDQVCKHEFVLGGLKEENLEVTTLDIAKRLLDYGYHPPTVYFPLIVDQAIMVEPTETESVETLDGFIETMIRIAEEAENDPQLLKNAPYSTPVRRVDEAKAAKDLILKWSK
- a CDS encoding S8 family serine peptidase codes for the protein MKRLLSLFMGITILLTGCTSPQTVQMESPEQLEQLEQQESAEKVEQSEQDVQSENQEQSEESGRYKTLLSPDNELSIVRKPAPADFTVFHPGKMTMLPKYNPASDEMWQVDLRSGDLTELDLEGRFEDLIYADFDSKTKWPDKLPDGFDPELIMELGKNPGLGVRELHKKGITGKGIGIAIIDQGLLVDHVEYKDQLKLYEEIHCGDDFAMMHGPAVASIAVGKTVGVAPEADLYYIAETHGVYKDGEFQYDLIWLAKSIDRIVEINKILPEGEKIRVISISLGIGDWANGYKKALESIEKAKQEGIYTVYVGSDPFMGLGRDPLKSADELTSFSKGEYWKSFIYNNDELLIPMDSRCTASPTGIEDYAFYRKGGMSWVVPYVAGLYALACQVDPDITPEVFWEEAYNTSETITINDTQKLGKIVNPIKLIEKIEELK
- a CDS encoding BlaI/MecI/CopY family transcriptional regulator, which encodes MSKGKKVKLTDTEWKIMMLLWEESPLTVRQMEDALKEETGWTRHTIISFLKRMMEKGYIRMEEGSPARLYYPLLDKNNTVLQATRSFVKKIFDGKVGLLVSSLVESEDITENEINSMIKSLEQALVEKDGKDE
- a CDS encoding DUF1858 domain-containing protein; the encoded protein is MNKTISLNETIYELCTKYPEIKDILKDLGFVDIANPIMMNTAGRVMTIFKGAQMKSVDIEKIKEKLKENGFEII
- a CDS encoding DUF438 domain-containing protein, with translation MSELINNREVLEDPNKKKRQAILKDIIMQLHDGKDPKEVKDQFANLISGVSASEISEMEAGLIKDGMPVEEIQRLCDVHAEIFKGSIEEIHSETNEEEKPGHPVRVFKEENFAIEDLVKNSILPKVKDFVSNGMGKVKFSIIEDVNLLMDIEKHYSRKENILFPYMEKYGITAPPKVMWGVDDEIRKEIKDFKALLLKENIDMKDMEEIEKKAEIMAQRILDMIFKEESIMLPMLLDVLTEDEWLKIAEDSEEIGYCIVAPTEKWVPERAPVEKIVKEETTGGPAGYVKFNTGILKVKELENLLNTLPFDITFIDKDDIVKYFSQPEERFFPRTKSVIGRTVQNCHPHASVKTVEKILDDFKSGTKDSEAFWIKLRGEYIYIRYFAVRDKDGKYMGTLEVTQNIKPIQEITGEKRLLSE
- the gcvPA gene encoding aminomethyl-transferring glycine dehydrogenase subunit GcvPA, with product MHRYIPNTEADKKRMLESIGVNSVCDLFSDIPDNLKLNRKLNIGDAMSEIEIVNHMKSLASKNKSTDELVCFLGAGAYDHYIPSIVKHLAMRSEFYTAYTPYQPEISQGTVQIIFEYQTMMTNLTGMDVTNASMYDGPTAAAEAAIMACENTRRKSVIVSKTVNPETREVLKTYLSVRDIELIEVDMVDGVTDVEKLKSLVTKETAAVLVQSPNFLGIIEDLTEVEKIIHENKGNLIMYTDPISLGILKTPRDLGVDIVVGEGQSLGNRLNFGGPHLGFLATTSKLVRKLPGRIVGQTVDADGNRAFVLTLQAREQHIRRYKATSNICSNQGLNMVMAAIYMITMGKKGLREVALQSTQKAHYAYNEITKSGKFKPLFNQPFFKEFAVTSDIDAGKVNKELLNQGILGGYELGKDYAELNNGLLFCVTEKRTKEEIDKLVSALEVI